One genomic region from Amaranthus tricolor cultivar Red isolate AtriRed21 chromosome 12, ASM2621246v1, whole genome shotgun sequence encodes:
- the LOC130796849 gene encoding uncharacterized protein LOC130796849, which yields MGNVTSNVAAKLTFFPPEPASYDVIKEEGKWVLTGITADKSVDVFVVETKVGNNIIATFWKHPFARFTLLYSHGNAADLGQMLDLFIELRAHFRINIMSYDYSGYGASTGKPTEYNTYYDIEAVYQCLKRECNVKQEDLILYGQSVGSGPTLHLASRMTRLRGVVLHSAILSGIRVLYPVKVTLWFDIFKNIDKIRHVTCPVLVIHGTNDEIVDVSHGKRLWELSKEKYEPLWVKGGGHCNLETYPEYIKHLRKFLNSMEKLAITQPPKQLTEAPSMTDGKHNRCLRFSRR from the exons ATGGGAAATGTGACATCAAATGTGGCGgcaaaattaacatttttccCACCAGAGCCAGCAAGTTATGATGTGATTAAAGAAGAAGGAAAGTGGGTGTTAACAGGAATAACAGCAGATAAAAGTGTGGATGTTTTTGTGGTTGAAACTAAGGTTGGTAATAACATTATTGCTACCTTTTGGAAGCACCCTTTTGCAAGGTTTACTCTTTTGTATTCTCATGGTAATGCTGCTGATCTGGGTCAGATGCTTGACCTCTTCATTGAGCTCAGAGCTCACTTTCGTATCAACATCATGAG CTATGATTACTCTGGATATGGAGCTTCAACTGGTAAG CCAACGGAGTACAATACATATTATGACATAGAAGCTGTATACCAGTGCTTAAAGAGAGAATGTAACGTTAAACAGGAAGACCTAATTTTATATGGTCAATCGGTTGGAAGTGGACCTACGTTACACTTGGCATCACGTATGACGAGGTTAAGAGGGGTTGTTCTACATAGCGCTATACTTTCTGGTATACGTGTTCTGTATCCAGTTAAGGTTACATTATGGTTCGACATTTTCAAA AATATTGATAAAATTCGGCATGTTACCTGTCCTGTCCTTGTTATACAT GGCACAAATGATGAAATAGTAGACGTGTCACATGGGAAACGGTTATGGGAACTATCAAAGGAGAAGTACGAACCGCTATGGGTAAAGGGTGGGGGTCACTGCAACCTTGAGACTTACCCAGAGTACATTAAGCATTTGCGCAAGTTCCTAAACTCAATGGAGAAATTGGCAATCACTCAGCCACCTAAGCAGCTAACGGAAGCCCCAAGTATGACTGATGGCAAGCACAATCGATGCTTAAGATTCAGCAGAAGGTAA
- the LOC130828694 gene encoding two-component response regulator ORR24-like, with translation MQLAQYLWRYLSYPGDTYGAEIKMSIVEVKFCGLTSGGFNFIMFGLRVFVYHKRGGSISVYNLVDLVLETRKDGSVLKLKDSDLRQTGRRVRRKMKDGDGIGSVGSRKIGKKCVVRSLSFRALKMSLQNERFPVGLRVLVVDDDVTCLKLMDNLLKKCQYKVTTTNQAREALRMLHENRNRFDIVITDVEMPDMDGIRLLQLVGLEMNLPVIMLSAYSDTKRVMQGIRNGACDYLVKPVRIQELQNIWQHVVRRNKSMPVQRITGGSTRAVTLNVTQGAIHRGKSIEDSSGDENNDDDEIEESGRENEDSSTQKKPRLFWSVDLHQKFVDAVNQLGLDKAFPKKILELMNVEGLTREKVASHLQKYRLYLKKVNSGPSVGNRLNSFGAEDAQIGPLGGGYGIYRSLAGPGRFPSLPDQGGAMLSRMNTAAGLSFRGLSSSPMLQTSQLPLGFTANPNTNLFQGVPTTIQMNKASFPNPQTTAMMFNGSPLFNARDFGNQSSFVSPASNQGAFGIGGGTNNFTDNSGKGNWGTSVQPAAPLLSVRSNMLLTNAPSNVIVPANAPIQNLQDDPLDVFCGISSLDNSNNLGQQQMWQGQNPEYILNCNNSSVSATPIAGENARQSNASPFNHLEGASSNRLQQNEVPKSNDGSNLKFDENFLLDDPKVICGSTQSSSDYLQDIVGSCLKKVHTALIFLLFVSCCFLH, from the exons ATGCAGTTAGCTCAATATTTATGGAGATATCTGTCTTACCCTGGTGATACATATGGAGCTGAAATAAAAATGTCGATTGTTGAGGTTAAGTTCTGTGGTCTCACTAGTGGTGGCTTTAATTTCATCATGTTTGGGCTTCGGGTTTTCGTGTATCATAAAAGGGGTGGATCAATTAGTGTGTATAACCTTGTGGACCT GGTACTAGAAACTAGAAAGGATGGGAGTGTCTTAAAGCTGAAAGACAGTGACTTAAGACAGACAGGGCGAAGAGTCCGTAGAAAAATGAAGGATGGTGATGGGATTGGGAGTGTAGGTTCTAGAAAGATCGGAAAAAAG TGTGTCGTTCGATCTCTTAGTTTTAGAGCTTTGAAAATGAGTTTGCAAAATGAACGTTTTCCTGTAGGATTGAGGGTTCTTGTTGTGGATGATGACGTTACTTGTCTGAAATTGATGGATAATCTTCTTAAAAAATGTCAATACAAAG TGACAACCACAAACCAAGCGAGAGAGGCGCTGAGGATGTTGCATGAAAACAGGAACAGATTTGATATCGTGATAACAGATGTTGAGATGCCAGACATGGATGGTATCAGACTCCTTCAGCTTGTGGGTCTTGAGATGAATCTTCCTGTCATTA TGCTGTCAGCGTATAGTGATACCAAACGCGTCATGCAAGGAATCAGGAATGGTGCTTGTGACTATCTGGTGAAACCTGTGAGAATTCAAGAGCTTCAGAATATATGGCAACATGTTGTTAGAAGGAACAAATCCATGCCAGTACAAAGGATAACTGGTGGAAGCACTCGTGCTGTTACGCTTAATGTAACCCAAGGTGCTATCCATAGAGGAAAAAGCATTGAAGACAGTTCTGGTGATGAAAACAacgatgatgatgaaattgagGAGAGTGGCCGTGAGAATGAGGACTCATCCACCCAGAAAAAGCCCAGACTTTTCTGGTCGGTCGACCTACATCAGAAGTTTGTTGATGCTGTCAATCAGTTAGGCCTTGATA AGGCTTTCCCTAAAAAGATTCTTGAACTCATGAATGTTGAAGGACTTACAAGAGAAAAAGTTGCAAGCCATTTGCAG AAATATAGGCTGTACCTGAAAAAGGTAAATTCTGGGCCGAGTGTTGGAAACAGACTTAACAGTTTTGGGGCGGAGGATGCGCAGATAGGTCCTCTAGGAGGAGGCTATGGGATTTATCGAAGCCTTGCAGGGCCAGGAAGATTTCCTAGTTTGCCAGATCAGGGAGGAGCAATGCTTAGTCGAATGAATACTGCTGCGGGATTAAGTTTTAGAGGCCTGTCTTCTTCTCCAATGCTTCAAACATCCCAACTTCCATTAGGTTTCACTGCAAACCCGAACACTAATTTGTTTCAAGGCGTTCCTACAACAATCCAGATGAATAAGGCTTCTTTTCCTAATCCTCAAACCACCGCCATGATGTTTAACGGAAGCCCTCTTTTCAATGCAAGAGACTTTGGCAACCAGTCATCATTCGTTTCACCCGCTTCAAATCAAGGAGCCTTCGGAATTGGGGGTGGTACAAATAATTTTACGGATAATAGTGGAAAAGGCAATTGGGGGACTTCTGTTCAACCAGCGGCTCCGTTGCTTTCTGTCCGGTCAAATATGCTTTTAACTAATGCCCCTAGTAATGTCATTGTTCCTGCTAATGCTCCTATTCAGAATCTTCAGGATGATCCCCTGGATGTTTTTTGTGGAATCTCATCTTTGGATAATTCTAATAATCTAGGACAGCAGCAGATGTGGCAAGGTCAGAATCCAGAGTATATTTTGAATTGTAATAATTCTAGCGTGTCTGCCACTCCGATAGCTGGCGAGAATGCGAGACAAAGCAATGCTTCTCCCTTCAATCACTTGGAAGGTGCTTCTTCAAATCGTCTGCAGCAGAATGAGGTTCCGAAATCCAACGATGGCTCCAATCTCAAGTTTGATGAAAATTTTCTGCTGGATGACCCAAAAGTTATCTGTGGTTCAACCCAGAGTAGTTCTGATTACTTGCAGGATATAGTTGGGAGTTGTTTGAAGAAGGTACATACTGCTCTAATCTTTTTGTTATTCGTCTCGTGTTGTTTCTTACATTAA
- the LOC130828695 gene encoding protein FAR1-RELATED SEQUENCE 5-like → MGGNEPNCMIRDQDPAMKIVVKSVFIKTKHRFCMWHIMKKLPYKVEKSIIQEETGFLNKLCAGVWHLEIDLAEFEERWNKVMVEYHLEKHEWLGYTNFVFYEFQYEVEIACFSYGVDELKKENGLKVAKVSEGNRIRTFDVVFNPTNYDTTCSCKLFYRQGIPCRHMIWVWKAKRFETIPEQYMLYRWTTMALKKPIFDLGGNLLEQCANLIDKKKLLNDLWSEIHTCVSLAESNDEDIQVLVINLQGIRKDLEAKRIARNNETIGRANNKGQDIELLIGASVPTEIIVKPPKISKNKGTGVHVSNEETSKEKGVEIDVLNV, encoded by the coding sequence ATGGGTGGAAATGAACCAAATTGTATGATTAGAGATCAAGATCCAGCAATGAAAATTGTTGTTAAAAGTGTGTTTATCAAGACTAAACATCGCTTCTGTATGTGGCACATAATGAAAAAGTTACCATATAAGGTGGAGAAATCAATCATCCAAGAAGAAACTGGTTTCCTAAACAAATTATGTGCTGGTGTTTGGCATCTTGAAATTGACCTTGCTGAGTTTGAAGAAAGGTGGAACAAGGTGATGGTTGAATACCACTTGGAAAAACATGAGTGGTTAGGTTATACTAACTTTGTCTTTTATGAATTTCAATATGAGGTTGAAATTGCTTGTTTTTCTTATGGTGTTGATGAATTGAAGAAAGAAAATGGATTGAAAGTTGCAAAAGTAAGTGAAGGAAATCGGATTAGAACATTTGATGTTGTGTTTAATCCAACTAACTATGACACCACATGTTCTTGCAAGCTATTTTATAGACAAGGAATTCCATGTAGACATATGATTTGGGTTTGGAAAGCAAAAAGGTttgaaaccattcctgagcagTACATGCTATACAGATGGACTACTATGGCACTGAAAAAGCCAATTTTTGACTTGGGTGGAAACCTGTTGGAGCAATGTGCTAATTTAATTGAtaagaaaaaattgttaaatgatTTGTGGTCAGAGATACACACTTGTGTAAGTTTGGCAGAAAGCAATGATGAAGATATTCAAGTTCTTGTGATAAATCTTCAAGGAATAAGAAAGGATTTGGAGGCTAAGAGGATTGCAAGGAATAATGAAACAATAGGAAGGGCAAACAACAAAGGACAAGACATTGAGCTATTGATTGGAGCTAGTGTGCCAACTGAAATAATTGTCAAACCCCCAaaaatttcaaagaataaaGGGACTGGAGTTCATGTATCAAATGAAGAGACTTCAAAAGAGAAAGGGGTTGAGATTGATGTGCTAAATGTTTAA